A region from the Candidatus Dependentiae bacterium genome encodes:
- a CDS encoding clostripain-related cysteine peptidase — MFAKKFYSLCLIVALSCSSLSLLANSWRILFYMDSSDSLSDMAFKNITDMVRGKPNDSIELFIQLHAYYNAGLRYRVTNQGLVFLEEVTLTGNNKQDFIDAASWGFSGNNADHTMMIMSNHGWGILDPRWNEQTQKYEVDSDQLATSCTAKRSALAHHQQRHKGYMFNHTTKTYLTNDDLISGLNTIKDEVLSGQQIDIVAFDTCMGAMLEVAYQVAPFARYMVGSQSCSLPDGFDYQGITTVLNQENNTPLDVAAGMVNAFDDYYTRHDDSGIYTHTAFDLNRVDDVRIALNLLIEQVLNLPDYTNILNTVRDASPRFCMWPMYTDTMEFFTILGNQLAPSEESDQVTAVMQAIEILRNAHATMIVARCGGSATHGMAHGSAIYCPFNRIDSSYNQTLFAGSCQWINLLQAMCTDQTGDSLTAWSVGNAS; from the coding sequence ATGTTTGCAAAAAAATTCTATTCCTTATGTCTGATTGTTGCATTATCATGTAGCTCATTATCTCTGCTAGCCAACAGTTGGCGCATACTGTTCTACATGGATTCAAGTGATAGCCTCAGTGATATGGCATTTAAAAATATTACTGATATGGTTCGTGGAAAACCCAATGATTCCATTGAGCTTTTTATTCAACTACATGCTTATTACAATGCCGGCTTACGGTATCGAGTAACCAATCAAGGTTTAGTCTTTTTGGAAGAAGTAACGTTAACTGGCAATAACAAACAAGATTTTATTGATGCTGCATCATGGGGATTTTCTGGTAATAATGCTGACCACACTATGATGATCATGTCAAACCATGGTTGGGGAATTCTAGATCCTCGCTGGAATGAACAAACACAAAAATACGAAGTCGATAGTGATCAACTGGCAACATCCTGCACCGCCAAACGGTCAGCCCTTGCTCATCACCAACAACGACACAAAGGCTACATGTTTAACCATACAACAAAAACCTATCTAACCAACGATGACCTCATCTCAGGCCTCAACACCATTAAAGATGAAGTCCTGTCTGGCCAACAGATTGATATTGTAGCTTTTGATACGTGCATGGGAGCAATGCTCGAGGTTGCTTATCAAGTGGCCCCGTTTGCTCGCTATATGGTGGGCAGCCAAAGTTGTTCATTACCCGATGGCTTTGACTATCAAGGTATCACGACAGTCTTGAATCAAGAAAACAATACACCATTGGATGTTGCTGCTGGTATGGTTAATGCATTTGATGATTATTATACTCGCCATGATGATTCAGGAATCTATACTCATACCGCCTTCGATCTAAACCGTGTGGATGACGTGCGCATAGCGCTCAACCTCCTCATTGAACAGGTACTTAATCTTCCAGATTACACAAATATTTTGAATACAGTCCGTGATGCTTCGCCACGTTTTTGCATGTGGCCAATGTATACCGACACCATGGAATTTTTTACTATTTTAGGCAATCAATTAGCCCCCAGCGAAGAATCAGACCAAGTCACTGCCGTTATGCAAGCAATAGAGATTTTGCGCAATGCACATGCGACAATGATTGTTGCTCGTTGTGGCGGATCGGCAACACACGGTATGGCTCACGGCTCGGCTATATATTGTCCCTTCAATCGCATAGATAGCTCATACAATCAGACACTGTTTGCAGGGTCGTGCCAATGGATTAATCTCTTGCAAGCTATGTGTACTGATCAAACAGGGGATAGTCTGACAGCCTGGTCTGTTGGAAATGCTTCATGA
- a CDS encoding beta-propeller fold lactonase family protein, whose product MKIVRMYIPLFLILINQTSWVYSTSNLGEFTPIVGSPFATGSNPFSASFSPVISGNVFVAAANANDSTVSMYSVNQTTGSLTAVAGSPFATGSYPQSVSFSPDVSGSLFAAVANNGNNKVSVYSINTTTGAFTPVAGSPFSTGNFPSSVAFSPIASGNLFAAVANASGTVSVYSANTTTGVFTPVAGSPFAAGLGPISVAFSPLVSGNLFAAVTNGSSNTISVYSVNQTTGVFTPVAGSPFATGTTPFSIAFSPLSSGNLFAAVTNNSDNNVSVYEVNQTTGLFTPVTGSPFATGNTPYFVGFSPLSSGNLFAAVTNNHGDNVSVYTINQTTGAFTPATGSPFATASYPAAVGFSPLLSGGLFALVSSQTDNNVAIYNVTSSEVVKNGSALSLAIIAKYCSNAF is encoded by the coding sequence ATGAAAATAGTAAGAATGTACATTCCATTATTTCTTATCCTTATCAATCAAACAAGCTGGGTGTATTCGACGTCTAATTTGGGTGAATTTACCCCCATTGTTGGTTCACCCTTTGCAACAGGAAGCAATCCCTTTTCTGCATCATTTTCACCAGTAATTTCGGGCAATGTATTTGTTGCAGCTGCAAATGCAAATGACAGCACAGTTTCAATGTATAGTGTTAATCAAACAACTGGGTCATTGACTGCTGTTGCAGGGTCTCCATTTGCTACCGGAAGTTATCCCCAATCAGTATCATTTTCTCCAGATGTATCAGGAAGTTTATTTGCCGCTGTCGCAAATAATGGAAACAATAAGGTTTCAGTATATAGCATTAACACAACAACAGGCGCTTTTACCCCTGTTGCAGGGTCTCCATTTTCCACCGGAAATTTTCCTAGTTCTGTAGCCTTTTCACCAATAGCATCCGGAAATTTATTTGCTGCTGTTGCAAACGCATCGGGTACTGTATCAGTATATAGTGCTAATACCACAACAGGCGTATTCACCCCTGTTGCAGGGTCACCTTTTGCTGCAGGCTTAGGCCCAATTTCTGTGGCATTTTCACCACTAGTATCCGGCAATTTATTTGCTGCTGTTACCAACGGAAGCAGTAATACGATCTCAGTGTATAGCGTCAATCAAACAACCGGAGTATTCACTCCCGTTGCGGGATCGCCATTTGCAACAGGCACCACACCTTTTTCTATAGCGTTTTCGCCACTCTCATCAGGAAACTTATTTGCTGCTGTTACCAATAATAGCGACAATAATGTTTCAGTGTATGAGGTTAATCAAACAACTGGTTTATTTACACCTGTTACTGGATCTCCATTTGCAACAGGGAATACCCCTTATTTTGTAGGGTTTTCACCACTCTCATCAGGAAACTTATTTGCCGCTGTTACCAATAATCACGGTGATAATGTTTCAGTGTATACCATCAACCAAACAACGGGCGCATTTACACCCGCAACTGGATCTCCATTTGCAACAGCAAGTTACCCAGCTGCAGTGGGATTTTCACCACTACTATCAGGAGGCTTGTTTGCTCTTGTTTCAAGCCAAACTGATAACAATGTTGCTATTTATAATGTTACTTCTTCTGAAGTAGTTAAAAATGGTAGCGCTTTATCACTCGCAATTATCGCCAAATATTGCAGTAATGCCTTCTAG
- a CDS encoding alpha/beta hydrolase, with translation MKFKKILLIVIASFTLLVLVGLSYQFISTKIDDCRYPAPGKMVAVDGFKLHINCSGTGTPTVILESGLANFSTYWTFVQKGVEQFAHVCSYDRAGRGWSEKSPNPRTGAFIVKELHTLLQNMHAQPPYILVGHSSGGINMRLYANTYPDEVFGIVLVDSSHEKQEERFEEVQKRFPRPILDRIKGYILTSRIAIYLGITRLYLTLQDAPPFPTSIKDVLIAKMKSTNSLTTDEFTPFKETLKQIEQSHNALEDKPLIVITGGKELDAPEGFKQEANEVGKIFHIFQKELLQLSKVSKQVIAENSGHMINLEQPEIIVDAIREMVNDYRKAQATPLAAP, from the coding sequence ATGAAATTTAAAAAAATCTTACTCATAGTTATTGCAAGCTTTACTCTTTTAGTTCTTGTTGGGCTTAGTTATCAATTTATAAGCACGAAAATAGACGATTGTCGTTATCCAGCACCGGGGAAAATGGTTGCTGTTGATGGATTTAAATTACATATTAACTGTTCAGGAACTGGGACACCAACGGTCATTTTAGAATCGGGACTGGCAAACTTTTCAACTTATTGGACATTTGTTCAAAAAGGAGTTGAGCAATTTGCCCATGTATGTAGTTATGATAGGGCTGGCCGTGGCTGGAGCGAAAAAAGTCCTAATCCACGCACAGGTGCATTTATAGTAAAAGAACTTCATACACTGTTGCAAAATATGCATGCTCAACCACCGTATATTCTTGTAGGCCACTCTTCAGGAGGCATTAACATGCGTCTATATGCTAATACCTATCCTGATGAAGTATTTGGCATTGTATTAGTAGATTCTTCCCATGAAAAGCAAGAAGAACGTTTTGAAGAAGTTCAAAAACGTTTTCCTCGCCCGATATTAGACCGAATCAAAGGCTATATATTGACAAGTAGGATTGCGATTTATTTGGGAATAACGCGTTTGTATCTTACATTGCAAGATGCACCCCCTTTTCCTACATCAATTAAAGATGTTCTTATAGCAAAAATGAAAAGCACCAACAGTTTAACAACAGATGAATTCACACCATTTAAGGAAACTTTAAAACAGATTGAACAATCGCATAACGCCTTAGAAGATAAACCCTTAATAGTGATTACTGGGGGCAAAGAGCTTGATGCACCTGAAGGGTTCAAACAGGAAGCAAATGAAGTTGGAAAGATATTTCATATTTTTCAGAAGGAACTTTTACAACTCTCTAAGGTATCTAAACAAGTAATTGCCGAAAACAGCGGGCATATGATTAACCTTGAGCAGCCAGAAATTATTGTTGATGCCATTCGTGAGATGGTAAATGACTATCGAAAAGCGCAAGCTACACCTTTAGCAGCCCCTTAA
- a CDS encoding ankyrin repeat domain-containing protein, translating into MINYGYTEIVQELIKSGADVNIKGEYGHTPLMLAAKNGYEDITISLIKAGAHINAQKSLGDAALIIAPETSKEDDPSIIKELIKAGADINIQTNTGSSALTRAVEQGNIHIIKALLKAGADVHLKGEWSRAALDWPYQMT; encoded by the coding sequence ATGATCAACTATGGCTACACAGAAATTGTGCAAGAATTAATTAAATCGGGCGCTGATGTCAACATTAAAGGAGAGTATGGACATACGCCGCTTATGCTTGCTGCTAAAAATGGCTATGAAGATATTACTATCTCCCTCATCAAAGCAGGTGCCCATATCAATGCCCAAAAGTCACTTGGAGACGCAGCCCTGATAATTGCCCCTGAAACCTCTAAAGAAGACGATCCAAGTATTATTAAGGAATTAATCAAAGCAGGTGCCGATATAAACATTCAAACTAATACGGGTTCAAGCGCACTAACTAGAGCTGTTGAGCAAGGCAATATACATATAATCAAAGCTTTGCTCAAAGCTGGCGCCGATGTACACTTGAAAGGCGAATGGAGCCGCGCTGCATTAGATTGGCCATATCAGATGACATAA
- a CDS encoding delta-60 repeat domain-containing protein, translated as MQMECTWLTKAILVSCLIPFTAIGETLDITFNPSGTPPGTVTTPIDSISVANGVAVQPDGKIVIAGFAVNMGGDSLFALARYNTNGTLDTSFGVAGIARTSFGVGSNSSISAVVLQPDGKIVAAGTANVSGTTYFGLARYNSNGTLDTSFNPSGTIPGTVTIFIADVSEGQAVALQADGKIVVAGFTITIPAVVSYGALARYNSDGTLDASFGIGGKITMLIDTGTRFFDVALQTDGKIVAAGFSVLAGVTYIALTRYNANGTLDTTSFGTGTGIVTTLIGTRAAASGIALQADGKIVVSGNATVTGIIQSALARYNSDGTLDTNFNPSGTPLGTVTTPVGTTSQATKIALQTDGKIVAAGQATITGITQFLLARYTSDGTLDATFSPSGMPAGIITTIFDTSTNGKAQSLAIQVDGKIVVAGQTLIEGAYRFAIARYGILSSLIESALTVAIQQKYCLFM; from the coding sequence ATGCAGATGGAATGCACATGGTTAACAAAAGCGATACTCGTTAGTTGCTTGATACCATTCACTGCTATTGGTGAAACCCTTGATATTACTTTTAACCCTAGCGGAACGCCACCTGGCACCGTAACGACACCTATTGATAGTATAAGCGTAGCTAATGGCGTTGCTGTACAACCCGATGGCAAGATAGTTATCGCCGGGTTTGCTGTTAATATGGGAGGCGATTCCCTATTTGCATTAGCACGGTACAATACGAATGGGACACTTGATACTTCATTTGGCGTAGCTGGCATAGCAAGGACATCATTTGGTGTCGGTAGCAATAGTTCAATTTCTGCAGTAGTACTACAACCTGATGGCAAAATAGTTGCTGCAGGTACGGCAAATGTTTCGGGAACTACTTACTTTGGATTAGCCCGATATAATTCTAACGGCACACTTGATACTTCATTTAATCCTTCTGGTACTATACCAGGTACAGTAACAATATTTATTGCTGATGTAAGCGAAGGCCAAGCAGTAGCTTTACAAGCCGATGGAAAGATAGTTGTTGCGGGCTTTACCATTACTATACCAGCGGTTGTTTCTTATGGGGCATTAGCTCGATATAACTCTGATGGAACACTTGATGCTTCATTTGGCATAGGTGGCAAAATAACAATGCTGATTGATACGGGAACTCGTTTTTTTGATGTAGCTTTGCAGACCGATGGGAAAATAGTTGCTGCTGGATTTTCTGTTTTGGCAGGCGTTACCTATATTGCATTAACCCGATATAACGCTAATGGAACGCTTGATACTACCTCATTTGGTACGGGCACGGGCATAGTAACAACACTTATTGGCACAAGAGCAGCAGCAAGCGGCATAGCTCTACAAGCTGATGGCAAAATAGTTGTTTCTGGCAATGCTACAGTAACCGGCATTATTCAATCCGCATTGGCACGATATAATTCCGATGGCACACTTGATACTAACTTTAATCCTAGTGGAACTCCATTAGGCACCGTAACAACACCGGTTGGGACAACTAGTCAAGCAACAAAAATTGCTCTTCAAACTGATGGTAAAATAGTTGCCGCCGGGCAGGCTACAATAACAGGCATTACTCAATTTTTGTTAGCACGATACACCTCTGACGGAACACTTGATGCTACATTCAGCCCCTCCGGAATGCCTGCAGGAATCATTACAACCATATTTGATACAAGCACTAATGGCAAAGCCCAAAGCCTCGCCATACAAGTCGATGGAAAAATAGTTGTAGCCGGCCAAACATTAATAGAAGGCGCTTATCGATTTGCCATAGCCCGTTATGGAATACTGTCATCGTTAATCGAAAGCGCATTAACCGTGGCCATTCAACAAAAATATTGTCTCTTTATGTGA